The Lycium ferocissimum isolate CSIRO_LF1 chromosome 10, AGI_CSIRO_Lferr_CH_V1, whole genome shotgun sequence genome window below encodes:
- the LOC132033838 gene encoding UBP1-associated protein 2A-like: MAKKRKTRASESTQSVEEPQEDIKQEPDVVEEPEPEAGQEEEVEYEEEEEETVQEEDEEEPDPEDEDNDDEEEETPGSGNDAVKSVNDQQQLNGGDEVKKEGDEEDLEDEPLEKLLEPFTKDQLTALIKEALAKYPDFKENIQKLADKDPAHRKIFVHGLGWDTTAETLTSVFGKYGEIEDCKAVTDKVSGKSKGYGFILFKHRSGARKALIEPQKKIGTRMTSCQLASAGPVPAPPPTAAAPSVSEYTQRKIFVSNVAADLDPQKLLEFFSKFGEVEEGPLGLDKQTGKPKGFCLFVYKSVESARKALEEPHKSFEGHTLHCQKAVDGPKHNKNYYQQHQPQSQQHYPQHHHQQQYYQHPAKKGKYSGGSGSAGGSAGHLMAPSGPAPVGYNPAVAAVTPALGQALTALLATQGANLGIGNLLGGLGGPVNPQGVPPAMNNATGYGAQGAVGGYGAQPGMQYQNPQMQGGARPQGGGAPYSGYGGH; this comes from the exons TTGAAGAACCACAAGAAGACATTAAACAAGAACCCGATGTTGTTGAAGAACCCGAACCCGAAGCCggacaagaagaagaagtagaatacgaagaagaagaagaagaaacagtacaagaagaagacgaagaagaaCCAGATCCCGAAGATGAAGATAacgatgatgaagaagaagaaacaccTGGATCTGGAAACGACGCCGTTAAGTCTGTTAACGACCAACAACAACTTAACGGTGGCGATGAGGTTAAAAAG GAAGGGGATGAAGAGGATTTGGAAGATGAGCCACTTGAGAAGCTTCTAGAACCTTTCACAAAGGATCAACTTACAGCTCTTATCAAAGAAGCTTTAGCTAAATACCCTgatttcaaagaaaatattcaaaaatTGGCTGATAAAGATCCGGCACACAGGAAAATCTTCGTGCACGGCTTAGGTTGGGATACCACGGCCGAAACCTTGACTAGTGTGTTTGGAAAGTATGGGGAAATTGAGGATTGTAAAGCAGTTACTGATAAGGTTTCGGGTAAATCAAAGGGTTATGGCTTTATATTGTTTAAACATCGAAGTGGTGCTAGGAAAGCTTTGATTGAACCACAGAAGAAAATTGGTACAAGAATGACTTCTTGCCAGCTGGCATCTGCCGGGCCTGTCCCGGCCCCGCCACCTACTGCTGCAGCTCCATCGGTTTCGGAGTATACACAAAGGAAGATTTTTGTTAGCAATGTGGCTGCTGATCTTGATCCTCAAAAGTTGTTGGAGTTTTTCTCAAAGTTTGGTGAAGTTGAGGAAGGTCCACTTGGATTGGATAAGCAAACTGGGAAGCCTAAGGGGTTCTGTTTGTTCGTATATAAGAGTGTTGAGAGTGCAAGAAAGGCATTAGAGGAGCCACATAAGAGCTTTGAAGGGCATACACTTCATTGTCAGAAGGCGGTTGATGGGCCAAAGCATAACAAGAATTACTATCAGCAGCACCAGCCGCAGTCACAACAGCATTACCCTCAGCATCATCATCAGCAACAGTATTATCAGCATCCTGCAAAGAAAGGGAAATATTCAG GTGGCAGTGGCAGTGCAGGAGGATCAGCTGGGCATTTGATGGCGCCATCAGGGCCTGCACCTGTGGGGTACAATCCTGCTGTTGCAGCTGTGACCCCAGCTCTTGGGCAGGCACTGACGGCCCTGTTAGCTACACAAGGTGCTAATTTGGGGATTGGGAATTTGCTTGGAGGTCTTGGTGGGCCAGTGAATCCTCAAGGCGTTCCACCGGCGATGAACAATGCAACAGGATATGGTGCCCAGGGTGCTGTTGGTGGCTATGGAGCTCAGCCAGGGATGCAGTACCAAAACCCACAGATGCAGGGTGGTGCTAGACCACAAGGTGGTGGTGCACCTTACTCAGGCTATGGAGGTCACTAG